Part of the Paracoccus sp. MC1862 genome, GCCGCCGATCAGCAGGTTGCGGGCGCCGTTGCCGATCAGGACATTGTCCGCGGCATTGCCGGTCACCTGCACCGCAAGATCGCCCTCGACCACCACCTTCTCGACATGGGCGCCCAGAACGATGTCGTGGCGGGTGATGACGGTGTCGAAGCCGCCGCCCGCCGCCTCGACAATGGTGTCGAAGCGGTCGCGCAGATACAGGTCGTCGCCGTCGCCCCCGACCAGCCGGTCCGCGCCCGCGTTCCCGTCCAGCGTGTCGTCGCCCGCCATCCCGAACAGGGTGTCGTTGCCCGCGGCCCCCGACAGGTAGTTCGCCTGGCTGTTGCCCGCCACCGTGTTCGCCCCGGCATTGCCGGTCCCGTATTTCGCGAAGGACTGGATCAGCAGCAGCGCCTCGAGATGCTCGGCCAGCGTGAAGTTGACGGTGGCGCGCACGCGGTCGATGCCGCCATCCGCCGCCTCGACCAGCCGGTCCAGCGCATCGGCGATGTAAAGGTCGTCGCCGGTCCCGCCCGCCAGCAGGTCGGCGCCTGCGCCGCCTTCCAGCGTGTCGTTGCCCTGATGGCCGTGGATCGTGTCCATGCCGGCCCCGCCGATCAACCAGTTCGCCGCCGCGTTGCCCCGGATCAGGTCGTTGCCGCTGCCCGCGACCAGGTTCTCGATCACCGTGCCTTGGGCGATCGAGAGGTTGCCGGTCAGCCCGTAGACGCTGGAAACCGCCCCGCCCCGCAGGTCGATGCTCTGCGCCGTCCGGTCGGACCCGAGCCGCAGCCAGTCGGTGCCGCCCTGGTCGAAGATCGTCATGGTCACGGCCGCGCCCGCCACCATCAGCCCGTTCGCCACCCCGAGGGCGCCCGCGACCGTGCCGCCCTCGCCCCAGACAGAGTTGCCGTCGTTGAGGCCGCGCGGCGTGCCATACAGGTCATGCACCGCGATGATGTCGGCCCTCATCGGGGTCACGGCATAGGCGTAGCTGGCGTCGATCACCGTGTTGTCGGCCTGACTGAAATAGGACATGAGCGAGGCCTGCCAACTGTCGTTGGCATAAGCGTTGTCGGTGCCGAAACTGGCGCTGCCGTTATAAGGGCCGGCATGGCCCAGGCCCAACGCATGGCCGATCTCGTGCAGGCAGGTCTGGTAGAAATAGCTGTCGAAGCCGGCCTCTGGCCCCTCGGCCCAGTCCGCCGGGATGTTGATCAGCGCCGAGACGACAACCGCATCGCCCGCCGTCGGCATGGAATAGGCCCCGCCGGGGTCGTCGTTGACAAAGCGGATGCTGGCCGCTTCGCCCGCGCGCGAGGCGGTGTCGAAGCGCAGTCCCGTCACCTCGGACCAGGCGTTCAGCGCCATCCGCGCCATCCGCTGCTCGGCCGCGCCCAGGTCCGAGATGTCGCAGCTCAGGACCGAGCCCTGCCGCGCGTCATGGGCATGGCGGAAATAGCCGTGATCCGCCCAGAAGCCGTCGGTCAGGTAGCGTGCAATCTCGGTCATCGTCAGCACGTCCGATCCGGGGCCGGGTCCCGGCCGGGCGGGCCCATGGCTGATCCGGT contains:
- a CDS encoding M10 family metallopeptidase, producing MAAASFRGNLPPPALDHAPSHATIREDEDARSDSGTRYFLPEGDVFQGSIGTAGDTDWIAVTLTAGQSRTFRMDGISLADTVLELVDAEGASLAYSDDAGALERSEFTYTATSSGIHYLVASGFSAHAGSYRISHGPARPGPGPGSDVLTMTEIARYLTDGFWADHGYFRHAHDARQGSVLSCDISDLGAAEQRMARMALNAWSEVTGLRFDTASRAGEAASIRFVNDDPGGAYSMPTAGDAVVVSALINIPADWAEGPEAGFDSYFYQTCLHEIGHALGLGHAGPYNGSASFGTDNAYANDSWQASLMSYFSQADNTVIDASYAYAVTPMRADIIAVHDLYGTPRGLNDGNSVWGEGGTVAGALGVANGLMVAGAAVTMTIFDQGGTDWLRLGSDRTAQSIDLRGGAVSSVYGLTGNLSIAQGTVIENLVAGSGNDLIRGNAAANWLIGGAGMDTIHGHQGNDTLEGGAGADLLAGGTGDDLYIADALDRLVEAADGGIDRVRATVNFTLAEHLEALLLIQSFAKYGTGNAGANTVAGNSQANYLSGAAGNDTLFGMAGDDTLDGNAGADRLVGGDGDDLYLRDRFDTIVEAAGGGFDTVITRHDIVLGAHVEKVVVEGDLAVQVTGNAADNVLIGNGARNLLIGGGGRDEMSGGGGADVFVFTAGQTGRVLDFQDDLDAIRIDGARTAGLSAGDLDARTSESGGGVSLDILGGVLRIDGMTLDALRDDLLIA